GGCCAGCACCATATGAATGGAGTTGGTCCCGATGTCGATGACGGCGAGTTTGGCCATGCACTAGCGGCTCCGAGTCAGGAGGAGAGGCGCGGCTCGGACCTTAGCGAAGGGGCATTGTCTTGTCAATGCAGCCGATGAGCCGCCAGCAAGATACGAATAGAGGGACGGATGCCGATGAGGAGACGCACTGCCTGCTGCGCCGTTACTCTTTCACGACGAAATGAACGCTCCGGTTTTTTTGCCAGCAGGCTTGGCTGTGATCGAAGCAGAGCGGGCGGTCTTTGCCATAACTGGCCGTGCGCAATTCAACCTGCAACCCGAGTTGATGAAGGTATCCTTCCACGCTCTTCGCGCGCCGCTCGCCTAACACCAGGTTGTAGGCGGCGGTGCCGATTTCATCTCCCCGTCCTTCGAGGAGAATGCGCTTGGCGCCCTCGTCTTTCAACCGTTGGGCGTTGGCTTCCAAGACCGGTAACGCGTCGGATCGCAGCGTGGCGCGGTCAAAATCGAAGAGCACGTCCAGAATGGAGCTTTGGGCCGCTCCGGTCGCATTGCGGGCGGTGAGTTCCGCGCGCATCATCGGACTTGTGCGTGACGCCGGCGTCGCGAAATCGTTCGGGGTCAGATCGCGAATCCCCGGATCCACAATCCGTTCCTCGTCCGGCACACGGGCTTCCATGCCGGATGTGCCGGATTGCGTGGCGCATCCCTGCGTTCCGAGGGCGGCGATGAGCGAAAGCAGTCCCAAGATGATCAGGTGTGAGGGGGCTCGCATAGAGGACCTCCTGGCTTGATGTCCCCAGCCTACTGCAATTGTTACGGAAAGGCGATAGCTTTGAGACTTTTGTAAACAGCTGTCATGGGTGACAGCAATGGCCAGTGCAATACCGCCAGTGAATCCTCGACATAGGCCGGAGTCCGCATTCCGTTCAACACCGCCGTCACGCCCGGCGTGCTGGCCAGGACCCAGAGGGCTTTGCGCGACAGCGATTCGGCGCGGCATTCGGCCGGCAGGAGCGGATCGAGTGTGCCGGTGACCAGGGCGGTTCGATGCCGGCTGCGCTCGGTCGCTTCCCGGCGCAGCCCGCGCAGCAGCGTCAGCAGCTCGGGCACGTATCGATCGCGCCAGGCTTCCCATTGCTCGGCCATGGTCCCGGACAGATGGCGTGACAGGGCTTGGAGGACCTGGTTCACATGCGGCGCGATCATCTGATGTTCGATCTGTTCCCAATGCTCCAACCCTTGAATCTGCGGATGAATCCGTTCGAGTTCGTGTGCCCAATTGAAGAACTCCGACGGCACCATGCCTTGGCCGCTCTGTTGGACCGATGGAGCAATCACCCGGCGATATTCCTCTTCCAATTCCGCGACGCGTTGACGCTGCGCGGGGAAATCCACCGGCTGATCTTCAAGCGGCAAATCGGCCAGACGGAGCAAGCCGCCCCGTCCGGCCGGCATGGCATTCAAGGGGCGATTCACTAGCACGGCCAGGTTCCTCTGCTGTGCGGCGTCCAGCACGGTCTGGCCGTTGTGTGCGCCGGTGTTTGCCACGAGGGCGGCGCCGGACTCGAAGAGATTCATGGGACATTGCAAGACTCTGAAATGGTGAGTGGCGTGGCCCGCTTGCTGCGCTGCGGCCTGTGCCGCCTGGAGCATGCGATCGAGCGAGGTGGCGTCCGGCTCATCCGGAGCGGACGTGACGGTATTGGACGAGACCCCATAGTAGGCAAGGCGCCTGGCTTGGACCTGGGCCTCAAAATAGCCAAAGGCTCGCTGTAACCGCTCGTAAAAGGCGTCCCGTAGGTGGGCAAGATTCCGCTCGCCGCGATGCGCCGCCTCCGATAAGAAGTATTCAGGATTGTGGAGGAGACAGACGTCTAGCGTCGCCAGACCCAAGCGATCCAGGGACAAAGCCAGTTGATCCGCGAGAAACTCGGGATGCAGGCAGTGCCAGATGCCGTCGCCGTATTTGACCATTTCCGGGTAGGCACGGCCGGACCGTTCCCGAGCTTCGGCCAGCTTCAAGTTGTCTCCCTGCACGTAGCCGATTTTGGAGATGATCACGACTTCCTCGCGCGAGATCCGTCCGGCTTTCACCAGTTCGGCCAGCACGGAGCCTACGAGGCGCTCGCTCTCGCCGTCCATGTAGTTGGTCGAGGTGTCGATGAGATTGCAGCCGCCAGCGAGGGCCTTCTTCAACGCGTCGCGGTGTTCCGCGGTTCTCGTATCCACCCGATAGGTGCCGAAGCCCAGGCGCGAGATCGTCAGCCCGGTCGATCCGAGGGAGGTGAACCCATGCGCCAATGAACCGGATGGTGAAAGCCCGACCATGCGGGCGGCATAGGCCGCTGTGCCCTGCACGGTCGCGTGGCCGGACAACGGTGTGCCACGCAGGATATGGTGTGTGGTGCTCTGTGAGGCCTGGGTTTGTGGCCGATTCGCACGCAGCCTGCCGGCCACAGCCTGAGCGTTGGTGAGAGGCTGCTGGCAACTGAAATTTCGGCACACATACAAAGCCGGTTGACCCGCTACCAGGGTTTTGCCTTGTAACAAGGGAAGGGTGGAGGTGGCATTCGGCCCAGTCATCGCCAGGATCCGATTCGGCAGATATTCGTCCGCGACCGCCCGTTGCAACGCCTGGAACTCTGCCTGCTGTTCGTCTCCCACCAGGGCCAATTCGAGGGGGCCTTCCGTCAAGAAATCGACGACGGCCAGGCTTTTGGCAAAGGCGCGGGGATAGCGGGTGATCTGCCGCCCATAGGCGCGCACGGCGCCGATTGCGGCGTCACGCCAATCCTGCCGGTCGAAATGACCGGCCAGCCGCGCGAGCGCGGAGGCGGCGACGGCATTGCCGCTCGGTGTGGCGCCATCGGCTCCTTCGCGGCTGCGGAGGATGAGGGCCTCGTGCCCCTTGGCCGTGGTGAAAAACCCGCCCTGGTCGGGATCCAGAAAGTCTGTCACCATGTGCGCTGCGAATTGTGCGGCAGTCTGCAGATAGCGTTCGGAGGCGCCGGCTTCGTAGAGATCGATCAATCCTTCGGCCAAATAGGCGTAGTCTTCGAGATAGGCATCGAGATGCGCGCGCCCGGCCCGTGACGTGCGCAACAGTCGTCCGTCCTCTCGCGCATGGGTCGCCAGCAGGAAGTCGGCGGTGCGTTGAGCGGCCTCACGATAGCGCGGCTCGTGAAAGACACGGGCGGCCTCGGCCATGGCCGACAGCATCATCCCG
The Nitrospira sp. genome window above contains:
- a CDS encoding aldo/keto reductase, whose protein sequence is MKTPGSNRQPNRLAQETSPYLLQHAYNPVDWYPWGEEALKAAKATHKPILLSIGYSSCHWCHVMERESFENETIAALMNASFICIKVDREERPDLDEIYMAATVAMNHGQGGWPMTVFLTPDQEPFFAGTYFPPEDRWGRPGFPTLLKKIADYWTQDAAGVRSQARTMTERLKGEGRIPSPISVSESALEDAVTQFKEDFDQTFGGFGGAPKFPPAAGLSLLLRCHRRTGDAQTLAMVTKTLDMMAAGGIYDHLGGGFARYSTDARWLVPHFEKMLYDNALLARVYVEAYQVTKHATYRQVACDILDYVLREMTGPSGGFYSATDADSEGVEGKFFVWTPAEVLAAVGNEEDARRWCALYDITEAGNWEHRSIPHRLRPLSEVAKDTGLTEDDLLNTAARVKPLLYRARQLRIPPALDDKVITAWNGMMLSAMAEAARVFHEPRYREAAQRTADFLLATHAREDGRLLRTSRAGRAHLDAYLEDYAYLAEGLIDLYEAGASERYLQTAAQFAAHMVTDFLDPDQGGFFTTAKGHEALILRSREGADGATPSGNAVAASALARLAGHFDRQDWRDAAIGAVRAYGRQITRYPRAFAKSLAVVDFLTEGPLELALVGDEQQAEFQALQRAVADEYLPNRILAMTGPNATSTLPLLQGKTLVAGQPALYVCRNFSCQQPLTNAQAVAGRLRANRPQTQASQSTTHHILRGTPLSGHATVQGTAAYAARMVGLSPSGSLAHGFTSLGSTGLTISRLGFGTYRVDTRTAEHRDALKKALAGGCNLIDTSTNYMDGESERLVGSVLAELVKAGRISREEVVIISKIGYVQGDNLKLAEARERSGRAYPEMVKYGDGIWHCLHPEFLADQLALSLDRLGLATLDVCLLHNPEYFLSEAAHRGERNLAHLRDAFYERLQRAFGYFEAQVQARRLAYYGVSSNTVTSAPDEPDATSLDRMLQAAQAAAQQAGHATHHFRVLQCPMNLFESGAALVANTGAHNGQTVLDAAQQRNLAVLVNRPLNAMPAGRGGLLRLADLPLEDQPVDFPAQRQRVAELEEEYRRVIAPSVQQSGQGMVPSEFFNWAHELERIHPQIQGLEHWEQIEHQMIAPHVNQVLQALSRHLSGTMAEQWEAWRDRYVPELLTLLRGLRREATERSRHRTALVTGTLDPLLPAECRAESLSRKALWVLASTPGVTAVLNGMRTPAYVEDSLAVLHWPLLSPMTAVYKSLKAIAFP
- a CDS encoding OmpA family protein — encoded protein: MRAPSHLIILGLLSLIAALGTQGCATQSGTSGMEARVPDEERIVDPGIRDLTPNDFATPASRTSPMMRAELTARNATGAAQSSILDVLFDFDRATLRSDALPVLEANAQRLKDEGAKRILLEGRGDEIGTAAYNLVLGERRAKSVEGYLHQLGLQVELRTASYGKDRPLCFDHSQACWQKNRSVHFVVKE